One segment of Puntigrus tetrazona isolate hp1 unplaced genomic scaffold, ASM1883169v1 S000000446, whole genome shotgun sequence DNA contains the following:
- the LOC122333955 gene encoding protein Niban 2-like, whose amino-acid sequence MGDVISTNLDEGKREMIAARTSIVMAEFGRFYEQQYAVALFNSVRYEIEGGGNTQTQLLHRKDPLKNKSIFSGSLFQYLEESKKWRSRFLYVGDSYNISLYESKAAHDRGLHSKGVINCAGYRALTSMEEYLGLLNNSLSDTKAKAASAPFLKCPTQFPLILWHPYARHHYFCVMTEKEQKKWHAVFQDCVRHSNNGLSEECKVATPAFTDALRLYRQDKGHYGTWDMMCGNQAQILANLVMETLHPELKNLIVPRLKGKLQQRQRDWMLISDAVYRQVLSQTKTQHEALAQVCEVERPRLDSALRTDMDQIITSKEHISGKIRALVLPRVEQLVRSKVQPYIHSILEALMEPTSRGFSEVRDILFRELVEVSKNTMNDSSSEKLGEHMDKISMLAFHPVKMQSCYEKMEALNLEGLQQRCDVSSPSVFIQRAQILMRQQMDNAVHTFEQLVHQSLDGHSGEDLCKTIQRCQDRVLKKYDYDSSTVRKKFFREALLQIIIPYMLKQLAPSCSPDLPKFKELIFEDFSRFILVENIFEEVVLQSVSKDIMMAVKEAAVQRRHNLYRDSMVLTNSDPNLHLLGEDTIDWAGQFGGGKGERQSGEVTNRKRKQIVSMIHLDGMPLPYESCQEVPGVDGIPEENEGQTEQDLQTEKPVNPIQHVPIKEEPGSPDSINEIRDLINPVLEVVEQDGSQLTNGMLPLEEGDEVKHITMVTEIVPRESPKKNDLDSDTAQIEQSSEEEQCVSAIESAIQQIEIAIQEDPSENLSEGAIDSDGEFVQTSPNSSPLHHDDSGFQSPANENVEEVEPQPITDEVVDTEQVMLTLVEEVKSSIDLDAKAPCDASEKKLEVQRES is encoded by the exons GACCCTCTGAAGAACAAGTCCATCTTCTCCGGAAGTTTGTTTCAGTATCTGGAAGAGAGCAAGAAATGGAGAAGCCGATTTTTGTATGTGGGCGACTCCTACAACATCAGCTTGTATGAAAGCAAAGCG GCACATGATCGAGGTCTTCACTCCAAAGGGGTCATTAACTGTGCCGGGTACAGAGCCCTGACCTCCATGGAGGAATACCTGGGGCTTCTCAACAATAGTCTGAGTG ATACAAAGGCCAAAGCTGCCAGTGCCCCATTTCTAAAATGTCCCACGCAGTTTCCTCTCATCCTGTGGCATCCATACGCCCGCCATCACTACTTCTGTGTCATGACAGAGAAAGAACAGAAGAAGTGGCATGCCGTCTTCCAGGACTGTGTGAGACACAGCAACAACG gACTGTCGGAAGAGTGCAAGGTAGCGACACCAGCTTTCACAGACGCCCTGCGGCTCTACAGGCAGGACAAGGGTCACTACGGCACCTGGGACATGATGTGTGGAAACCAAGCACAG ATTCTTGCTAACCTGGTGATGGAGACTTTGCACCCTGAACTGAAGAATCTGATCGTACCTCGGCTGAAAGGAAAACTACAACAGAGACAGAGGGACTGGATGCTG ATCTCAGATGCAGTATACAGACAGGTGCTGTCACAGACAAAAACTCAACACGAAGCTCTGGCTCAAGTATGTGAGGTGGAACGTCCCCGTCTGGACTCTGCTTTGCGCACAGATATGGATCAGATCATCACGTCCAAAGAACACATTTCTGGAAAGATCCGTG CATTGGTGTTGCCCCGTGTCGAACAGCTTGTGAGAAGCAAGGTTCAGCCCTACATCCACTCCATCCTGGAGGCCCTCATGGAGCCTACCAGCAGAGGATTCTCTGAAGTGAGAGACATCCTCTTCCGTGAGCTGGTGGAGGTTAGCAAAAACACGATGAACGATAGCAGCAGTGAGAAACTGGGAGAG CATATGGACAAGATTTCGATGTTGGCCTTCCATCCGGTGAAGATGCAGAGCTGTTATGAGAAGATGGAGGCATTGAACCTCGAAGGCCTCCAGCAGAGATGTGATGTGTCCAGTCCCTCCGTGTTCATCCAGAGAGCTCAGATCCTCATGAGACAG CAAATGGACAACGCAGTGCACACGTTTGAGCAGCTGGTCCATCAGAGTCTAGACGGCCACAGTGGAGAGGATCTCTGCAAGACCATCCAGCGCTGTCAGGACAGAGTGCTCAAA AAATATGATTACGACAGCAGCACAGTGAGGAAGAAGTTCTTCAGAGAGGCTTTGCTTCAGATCATCATACCGTACATGCTGAAACAGCTCGCTCCATCCTGTTCACCG GACCTACCCAAGTTCAAGGAGCTCATCTTTGAGGACTTCTCTAGGTTCATACTAGTAGAGAACATCTTTGAGGAAGTGGTCCTGCAGTCAGTCAGCAAGGACATCATGATGG CTGTGAAGGAAGCTGCGGTCCAGCGAAGGCACAACCTGTACAGAGACAGCATGGTCCTGACCAACAGCGACCCCAACCTGCATCTTCTGGGAGAGGACACCATTGACTGGGCTGGCCAGTTTGGAGGAGGAAAAGGAGAGAGGCAAAGTGGAGAAGTGACCAACAGGAAACGCAAACAGATTGTCTCCATGATCCACTTGGATGGGATGCCTCTGCCGTACGAGTCCTGCCAGGAAGTACCAGGAGTGGACGGCATCCCAGAGGAGAATGAAGGGCAGACAGAACAAGATCTTCAAACAGAAAAGCCTGTGAACCCGATCCAGCACGTACCCATCAAGGAAGAACCAGGTTCTCCTGACAGTATCAATGAGATCCGAGACCTCATAAACCCTGTGCTGGAAGTTGTCGAACAAGATGGCTCACAGTTGACCAATGGGATGTTGCCTTTGGAAGAAGGTGATGAGGTAAAGCACATCACAATGGTAACGGAGATCGTGCCAAGGGAGTCACCAAAAAAGAATGACCTAGATTCGGATACTGCCCAGATTGAACAGTCTTCAGAAGAGGAGCAGTGCGTATCGGCCATTGAAAGCGCCATTCAACAGATCGAGATCGCCATCCAGGAAGACCCCAGCGAGAACCTGAGCGAAGGCGCCATCGACTCGGATGGAGAATTCGTTCAAACATCTCCCAACTCCAGCCCTCTTCATCACGATGACAGTGGCTTTCAGTCCCCAGCCAATGAGAATGTAGAAGAAGTGGAgcctcagccaatcacagatGAAGTGGTGGACACAGAGCAAGTGATGTTAACTCTGGTGGAGGAAGTGAAGAGTAGCATCGATTTAGACGCAAAGGCTCCTTGTGATGCTTCGGAAAAGAAATTGGAAGTCCAAAGAGAAAGTTGA